From a single Papaver somniferum cultivar HN1 unplaced genomic scaffold, ASM357369v1 unplaced-scaffold_19, whole genome shotgun sequence genomic region:
- the LOC113338308 gene encoding uncharacterized protein LOC113338308 isoform X2 translates to MHAVKVPWVGQTFALANCSDSGSKKSRIRRSKEERKSMVESYIKKYQNSNGGSFPSLNLTHKEVGGSFYTVREIVREVIQENRVLGPAKFTLDEQNEDQMSERYPLGSISTQPLNELYASSSGTHFVPNHNAGEELVDTVNGQVNGKHQQIFESGSSNKGNLVDKECTETKSETSTAYLSYEMPCTDVKVISTSEGKLEEAQVIVQSPASKVTPMATSVIVETFPVIPAPKVNHGGDGSSGDAKDLTIVLEEHEVKEVEISSATRKDDIVLETMNSMVNEDESSGFAEVKSAGNDIHPVVERPSCTDAVQSVETEENKDIHIDQPSNDVLTSHTSHRSQVVSENETKIVPGASYSLDNNAKNSKSLSQVEDVGTNVDMQGIQSDKGKKSTYDRINLESWQATSKKHETNPAMAAIKAFITAFINFWMD, encoded by the exons ATGCACGCTGTTAAGGTTCCATGGGTAGGGCAAACCTTTGCCCTAGCTAACTGTAGTGATTCTGGAAGTAAGAAATCACGTATCCGACGATCTAAGGAGGAAAGaaaatccatggtcgaatcttaTATAAAGAA GTACCAGAACTCAAACGGAGGAAGTTTTCCGTCGCTTAATCTCACACATAAAGAAGTAGGTGGATCGTTTTATACAGTTCGTGAAATTGTTAGAGAAGTAATTCAGGAAAATAGAGTACTCGGTCCTGCGAAATTCACATTAGACGAGCAAAATGAAGACCAAATGTCTGAACGTTATCCTCTTGGATCGATTTCaacacaaccacttaatgaaTTGTATGCGTCATCCAGTGGAACTCATTTTGTTCCTAACCATAATGCTGGAGAAGAACTGGTTGATACTGTGAATGGGCAAGTTAATGGTAAACATCAACAGATTTTTGAGAGTGGAAGTTCTAATAAAGGGAATTTGGTGGATAAAGAATGTACTGAGACTAAATCAGAGACATCTACAGCATATTTGAGCTATGAGATGCCTTGTACGGATGTGAAAGTCATTTCAACCTCGGAGGGGAAATTGGAAGAAGCGCAAGTGATTGTTCAATCCCCTGCATCTAAAGTAACTCCTATGGCGACGAGCGTTATAGTGGAAACCTTCCCTGTAATCCCTGCTCCCAAAGTGAATCACGGCGGCGATGGAAGCTCAGGTGATGCAAAGGACCTAACTATAGTTCTAGAAGAGCATGAAGTGAAGGAGGTGGAAATATCATCTGCAACAAGGAAAGATGATATCGTGTTGGAAACAATGAACTCTATGGTAAATGAAGATGAATCATCTGGTTTCGCGGAAGTGAAATCAGCAGGAAATGATATCCATCCAGTGGTTGAAAGACCAAGTTGCACTGATGCTGTACAGAGTGTTGAGACTGAGGAAAACAAGGACATTCATATTGATCAACCTTCTAACGACGTCTTAACCTCACATACATCTCATCGCAGTCAGGTGGTTTCAGAAAATGAG ACTAAAATCGTTCCAGGCGCCTCGTATTCCTTGGACAACAATGCTAAAAACAGCAAATCACTTTCTCAAGTAGAAGATGTTGGCACTAATGTTGATATGCAAGGTATCCAAAGTGACAAAGGAAAGAAGTCTACATACGACCGGATTAACCT GGAATCATGGCAAGCTACATCGAAGAAACATGAGACAAATCCAGCTATGGCAGCCATTAAAGCATTTATTACTGCATTTATAAATTTTTGGATGGACTAG
- the LOC113338308 gene encoding uncharacterized protein LOC113338308 isoform X1, which translates to MHAVKVPWVGQTFALANCSDSGSKKSRIRRSKEERKSMVESYIKKYQNSNGGSFPSLNLTHKEVGGSFYTVREIVREVIQENRVLGPAKFTLDEQNEDQMSERYPLGSISTQPLNELYASSSGTHFVPNHNAGEELVDTVNGQVNGKHQQIFESGSSNKGNLVDKECTETKSETSTAYLSYEMPCTDVKVISTSEGKLEEAQVIVQSPASKVTPMATSVIVETFPVIPAPKVNHGGDGSSGDAKDLTIVLEEHEVKEVEISSATRKDDIVLETMNSMVNEDESSGFAEVKSAGNDIHPVVERPSCTDAVQSVETEENKDIHIDQPSNDVLTSHTSHRSQVVSENETKIVPGASYSLDNNAKNSKSLSQVEDVGTNVDMQGIQSDKGKKSTYDRINLRESWQATSKKHETNPAMAAIKAFITAFINFWMD; encoded by the exons ATGCACGCTGTTAAGGTTCCATGGGTAGGGCAAACCTTTGCCCTAGCTAACTGTAGTGATTCTGGAAGTAAGAAATCACGTATCCGACGATCTAAGGAGGAAAGaaaatccatggtcgaatcttaTATAAAGAA GTACCAGAACTCAAACGGAGGAAGTTTTCCGTCGCTTAATCTCACACATAAAGAAGTAGGTGGATCGTTTTATACAGTTCGTGAAATTGTTAGAGAAGTAATTCAGGAAAATAGAGTACTCGGTCCTGCGAAATTCACATTAGACGAGCAAAATGAAGACCAAATGTCTGAACGTTATCCTCTTGGATCGATTTCaacacaaccacttaatgaaTTGTATGCGTCATCCAGTGGAACTCATTTTGTTCCTAACCATAATGCTGGAGAAGAACTGGTTGATACTGTGAATGGGCAAGTTAATGGTAAACATCAACAGATTTTTGAGAGTGGAAGTTCTAATAAAGGGAATTTGGTGGATAAAGAATGTACTGAGACTAAATCAGAGACATCTACAGCATATTTGAGCTATGAGATGCCTTGTACGGATGTGAAAGTCATTTCAACCTCGGAGGGGAAATTGGAAGAAGCGCAAGTGATTGTTCAATCCCCTGCATCTAAAGTAACTCCTATGGCGACGAGCGTTATAGTGGAAACCTTCCCTGTAATCCCTGCTCCCAAAGTGAATCACGGCGGCGATGGAAGCTCAGGTGATGCAAAGGACCTAACTATAGTTCTAGAAGAGCATGAAGTGAAGGAGGTGGAAATATCATCTGCAACAAGGAAAGATGATATCGTGTTGGAAACAATGAACTCTATGGTAAATGAAGATGAATCATCTGGTTTCGCGGAAGTGAAATCAGCAGGAAATGATATCCATCCAGTGGTTGAAAGACCAAGTTGCACTGATGCTGTACAGAGTGTTGAGACTGAGGAAAACAAGGACATTCATATTGATCAACCTTCTAACGACGTCTTAACCTCACATACATCTCATCGCAGTCAGGTGGTTTCAGAAAATGAG ACTAAAATCGTTCCAGGCGCCTCGTATTCCTTGGACAACAATGCTAAAAACAGCAAATCACTTTCTCAAGTAGAAGATGTTGGCACTAATGTTGATATGCAAGGTATCCAAAGTGACAAAGGAAAGAAGTCTACATACGACCGGATTAACCT CAGGGAATCATGGCAAGCTACATCGAAGAAACATGAGACAAATCCAGCTATGGCAGCCATTAAAGCATTTATTACTGCATTTATAAATTTTTGGATGGACTAG